DNA sequence from the Candidatus Planktophila sulfonica genome:
AGCTGTCTTAGCAGCTGCCTTCTTGCGCTTTGGAGCAGATTTCTTAGCTGCAGCCATGTGTTTATCTCCTAATCGGAAGGGTTCGGATCCGTCACCCAAACCTGTTTCGTAGATAAGTGTGACGGAATATTGAAAAAAATGCCACTACATAGTGAGAAATTTCGCAGTGCGTGTCGCTAATTATTTTTTTATTTTTAATGTGCTCTTTCGCATTTTCATTAACTTATTTTCTAAATTTTTTAATAAAAATCTGGCGAAAAAGTTAAATATTCGATTGAGAGTTAGGAATTTTCCCGATTTTTACGAATTTCTCGCTCTCGAACGGCAAATTCGTTCGTTTCGACGTCATATTTCCACATTTTCGGCAAGAAAATTGCCAAAAATCCGACCACAACGACGCACATCAGCCCTCCGGAAGTTACCGAAAAGGACAAGCTGGTAGCTGCAGCCATTGATGCGGCGCGAAGTTGTCCCGCTAATGGACCGACTGAATATGAAAGAAGTTCGATTCCAGCAAGCCGTCCGCGGAAGTTATCGGGGATGGTTTGGTTCCAAATATTTCCTCGGAAGAGGGCGCTGACCATGTCGAAGGCTCCGGCAATTGTTAAGAAGATCAGTACGAGGATCAGTGAGTTGCTCAAACCCGCAGCGGCAACTGCCAGGCCCCAACCCATCGCCGCCAAAATAACGGCCCGGCCATGGAATCGATAGGTGCGAGTCCATCCAGATGTCAGAGTGATGAAAACCGAGCCGACGGTAATTGATGCGTAGAAAAATCCGAGCGCCCAAGGTGCACCCAAATCATCTGCCCAAAATGGATAGAGGGCCATCGGCATTGCAAGTGTCATGGCAGCGAGATCAATAATGTAAGTGCCCAATAAATCTTGGCGCTTAAATGCATATCTCACACCATCTAATAACGCTGCCAGAGATGGCTTTTCGGCTTCCTTTGAAGGCGGGATGGATCGCACTCGCGCAAGGAAAAATAATGAAAGCAAATATGTTCCGATGTCGACAACGAATCCTGCACTTACTGACATCGTTGAGAAGATAACTCCACCAAGTGTTGGACCAACAATGACACCGAGCTGCCAACGCAAACTTAAGAGCGCACTTGCCGCCGGCAAATCTTCATGACTGACAAGGCGAGGCAACATCGCATCCATTGATGGGCGCTGCAATCCATCGACTACTGCAAAGAGAGCAGCAACGAGATAGATGGCAAGAGTTTTTGGGCTTCCAAGAAGTGAGTTCCCTAGAAGGACAAGAACAAGGACAAGAGCGCCGGCTTCGGTGGCCCAGACCATCTTCTTGCGATCGACTGAATCGGCTAGAACCCCGCCATAAAGTCCGAAGATGATGAGCGGAACGATTTCAACGACACCTAAAAGTCCGACCGCAAGGTAGGAACCGGTCAGCTCTTTGAGTTGGAAGGGCAGTGCAACGTAGGTAATCATCGATCCGAAGTAAGAAATGAGCCCCGCAGTCCAGAGATTTCGGAAATCGGGGTATTTCTTCAGCGGGGTGAGGTCGATCGCGAACTTTGCCACATCCGAACCTTAACCATCCTTTACGGGCAACTACGAAAACATGAGAAGAAAGAACACAGTTTTCTACATTGCCCGAAAAGGATTCCTAATGGAAGGTTTGGGTCGCAGTAGGGAACTGGCCCAATCGAACTTCCTCCGCGAATTCTTGGGTGGCATCGAATAATTCCTTGCGCAGATTTCGGTATGCCTTGGCCAGCTTTGGCGGATTGGCGGTGAAGCCTGCCATATCTGTCCAGACAAGAACCTGGGCATCGCAATTACTTCCGGCGCCGATTCCGATCGTTGGAATAGAAAGGGCTGCAGTAATTCGCGCCGCTAAATCGGCGGGTACTAGTTCTAGAACTATGGCAAATGCACCAGCTTTTTCCAGGGCGAGCGCCGCTTCCAAAATCGCATCTCCATCGGTTCGACCCTGCACGCGATAGCCACCCAGCTGATGAAGTGATTGCGGGGTAAGGCCCAAGTGGCCCATGACTGGAATGCCGGCAGAGGTTAACTTTTCAACAGTTGCCAGGTGAGCACCTTCAAGCTTTACCGCCATCGCACCTGACTCTTTAAAAAATCGCGTTGATGTCGCAAGTGCTTGTTCAGGAGAAGATTCATAAGAACCAAAGGGAAGGTCTGCAATTACTAGGGCGCGCTGTGAGCCGCGAACAACTGCGCGGGTCAGTGGAATCAAATCATCGACAGTGACAGGGATGGTGTTTTCTTCGCCAAAGAAATTATTGCCGGCGCTATCGCCGACGAGAAGGACGGGTATACCGGCCTCATCGAAGATGGAAGCGGTCATCTGTTCATAGCTGGTGAGCATCGCCCATTTTTCACCG
Encoded proteins:
- a CDS encoding MFS transporter, whose amino-acid sequence is MAKFAIDLTPLKKYPDFRNLWTAGLISYFGSMITYVALPFQLKELTGSYLAVGLLGVVEIVPLIIFGLYGGVLADSVDRKKMVWATEAGALVLVLVLLGNSLLGSPKTLAIYLVAALFAVVDGLQRPSMDAMLPRLVSHEDLPAASALLSLRWQLGVIVGPTLGGVIFSTMSVSAGFVVDIGTYLLSLFFLARVRSIPPSKEAEKPSLAALLDGVRYAFKRQDLLGTYIIDLAAMTLAMPMALYPFWADDLGAPWALGFFYASITVGSVFITLTSGWTRTYRFHGRAVILAAMGWGLAVAAAGLSNSLILVLIFLTIAGAFDMVSALFRGNIWNQTIPDNFRGRLAGIELLSYSVGPLAGQLRAASMAAATSLSFSVTSGGLMCVVVVGFLAIFLPKMWKYDVETNEFAVREREIRKNRENS
- the panB gene encoding 3-methyl-2-oxobutanoate hydroxymethyltransferase, producing the protein MSTSTTLYGGASHRRVTILDLRAAKERGEKWAMLTSYEQMTASIFDEAGIPVLLVGDSAGNNFFGEENTIPVTVDDLIPLTRAVVRGSQRALVIADLPFGSYESSPEQALATSTRFFKESGAMAVKLEGAHLATVEKLTSAGIPVMGHLGLTPQSLHQLGGYRVQGRTDGDAILEAALALEKAGAFAIVLELVPADLAARITAALSIPTIGIGAGSNCDAQVLVWTDMAGFTANPPKLAKAYRNLRKELFDATQEFAEEVRLGQFPTATQTFH